From the Leptotrichia sp. oral taxon 215 str. W9775 genome, the window ATGGAAGCAAGAGTACATTCCAGGCGTATGTAACTCACCAGAGGGCATTCAAGGAACAGGATTTGAGCTTTGAAGCGGCATATACAGGACTGTCAAATGCCAAGTTTACAGTAAAAGGAATAGGGCTGTCAAAGAACCAGACATGGGTAGGGGCAGGAGTTCTTACAGAAGTAAATCCAGGATTTGCATGGTATGTAAACTACGATGGAAAGATAGAGAAAAAAGGAAGAAATAACGTATTTACAACTGGTCTGAGATTTAGTTTCTAGTTAGTTATAAATAAAATTAATACTTAAAAATAAGAAACGGGATTAAAATAGATTTTATTCTAAAAAATCCCGTTTTCTTTGTATATATGTTATAATTAAAGTAAAGAGTTTAAAAAGAATAAATTTGAAAAATTGATATAATAAAAAGAATGGAGGATAAAATAAATGAAAGTATTGCATGTGCTGGCACAATTGCCTGTAAAAACAGGAAGTGGAGTTTATTTTACAAATGTCATTGAAGGACTGAAAGAATATGGGGATATAGAACAGGCGTGTATTTATGGTGTTACAAATGAGTATGATATAAATATATTAGACAAGGAAAAACAGTTTGAAGTAGTTTTTGAAAGTGAAAACATTCCTTTTCCAATAGTAGGAATGAGTGATATTATGCCTTATCCCAACACACTTTATCATGATATGACTGACGAAATGTTTGACCAGTGGAAAAGTGAATTTCTAAAACAATTAAATCTCGCAAAGGAAAAATTCAATCCTGATGTGGTGCTGACACACCATTTGTGGATACTTTCCTCAATGGTAAGGGAAGTGTTTGCAGATAAGAGGGTAATTGCAGTGTGCCATAATACAGATATAAGACAGGCCAAGCAAAATGTACATTTGAAAGATAAGCACATACACTACCTGAAGGATGTGGACAATGTCCTGGCATTAAGTAATATGCAATTTAAAGATATTGAAGAAGTTTTTGGAATAGATAGTAAAAAAATAATAGATATAGGTGCAGGATACAATGAGAAAATTTTCTATCCTCTGGAACAATATCCAAAAAAGGAAAAGGAGGAATTAGTATACGCAGGGAAATTTGATGATTCCAAAGGATTTTATGAATTAATTAAGGCATTTAGGAAACTGGAGGAAACAGATAGCGGAATAACTATAGAGCTGATAGGAAATATAAATGACCAGAACAGGGAAAGAATAAAAAAAGAAATAGGGGATTCTAAAAACATTAAAGTTTACAATGCTGTATCCCAGAAAGAACTGGCAGATATAATGAGAACAAAAGATATATTTATACTGCCTTCATATTTTGAAGGGCTTGGGCTTATAGCTGTTGAAGCGCTTGGAAGTGGTCTTAGGGTAGTGGCTACAAAAATAGATGGTCTGATTGAACTTCTGGGAAAAGAACTGAATGTGGATGAAATTATAGAATATGTTGATATGCCTACAATTTACGATACAGATAAGGCTGTGGAAGAGGAAAAGCCTGCATTTGTACTAAGATTGGCAGATAAAATAGAAAAAATGATAGAACGTACAAGGGAAAAAAGAGAAATAGATAAGGATTTGCTTGAAAAAATTCACACAAAATCATGGAAAGCTAAAATAAAAGATATAAAAAATGTGCTGTGTGAAAATCAGAAATAAGAAAATAATTTAAGAGAAAAGAAAATTATACGAAGATTACTTTTAATCTGTGAAAAATTTATAAAGAGAAATCATAAAAAAGAATTTGCTTTTTTTCATTTAAGTGGTAATATTTTATTGAATTAAATTACAGTACAAAATGAAAGGTGAAAAAAATGAATTGTGAAAAACTGTCGTTAAATGAAAGATTAAATATATTGAAAATGATTCTGTATTTTGATGAAAGCGGTCTGAAACTGTCGGATATTGCAGGAACTATGGAAATACCCAAAGCGGATGTGAGAAAAGATCTGGAGATTATGTCGGAAGAACTGAAAAAAGACGGGATAAAACTGA encodes:
- a CDS encoding autotransporter domain-containing protein, which encodes GSKSTFQAYVTHQRAFKEQDLSFEAAYTGLSNAKFTVKGIGLSKNQTWVGAGVLTEVNPGFAWYVNYDGKIEKKGRNNVFTTGLRFSF
- a CDS encoding glycosyltransferase family 4 protein, which translates into the protein MKVLHVLAQLPVKTGSGVYFTNVIEGLKEYGDIEQACIYGVTNEYDINILDKEKQFEVVFESENIPFPIVGMSDIMPYPNTLYHDMTDEMFDQWKSEFLKQLNLAKEKFNPDVVLTHHLWILSSMVREVFADKRVIAVCHNTDIRQAKQNVHLKDKHIHYLKDVDNVLALSNMQFKDIEEVFGIDSKKIIDIGAGYNEKIFYPLEQYPKKEKEELVYAGKFDDSKGFYELIKAFRKLEETDSGITIELIGNINDQNRERIKKEIGDSKNIKVYNAVSQKELADIMRTKDIFILPSYFEGLGLIAVEALGSGLRVVATKIDGLIELLGKELNVDEIIEYVDMPTIYDTDKAVEEEKPAFVLRLADKIEKMIERTREKREIDKDLLEKIHTKSWKAKIKDIKNVLCENQK